In Heptranchias perlo isolate sHepPer1 chromosome 38, sHepPer1.hap1, whole genome shotgun sequence, a single window of DNA contains:
- the LOC137304684 gene encoding uncharacterized protein, which produces MKLSALFVGLFLLFQHATGSTYFFSRGPGDFTTLQCNVPTGAGNKVTWWSTSDLGTEMGKTKCEKQRMKIKSNGNNNPQDSNNQNQPECRKHETNEDQMESQSLTFDVKTSNSMVFTCTAQDSTGNGSSDCLSWVTLTGDGCENHTLFFVIIQSDSDEILSTEINSLSMTVSEGENVTLACQFENNKSLPFTLFWITSGNISKCLHSVHIEDYNSHSNTRCCVDRKSEQRISNQSSHNPTDRSQSHNLTIHSAHRVDTGRYLCAVNVQDSGKPVWKIAANVSLAVTGPSAESSDTSTSTSGISSVNSSITPANTENPYTGATDKFVYVVCAVVLICIVGVICIIRRNRQSAKGLSAPGPRGGDVQLMQEAECFPPAVVPIRDQRDDSELVAYAVTRVQTPTGQTRPGEGSESTGRNSVSTEHVYCVIKEPMVKGDGGETEIQGVKCRDHTDHGHQIETSSAIELKPDGQSQPKEDSKEEPVASSNEHTYSLIGCPGSVIPGDRVTESHPVEEDQKPYPLKMEENPIYAQTVDP; this is translated from the exons ATGAAGCTCAGTGCTTTGTTTGTGggtctgttccttctgttccaacATGCTACAG gatCCACTTATTTCTTCTCTCGAGGACCAGGGGATTTCACCACTCTGCAATGCAACGTACCCACTGGTGCTGGGAATAAAGTAACCTGGTGGAGTACCAGTGATCTCGGAACAGAAATGGGCAAAACAAAATGTGAGAAACAAAGGATGAAAATTAAATCTAATGGAAACAACAATCCTCAGGACAGCAATAACCAAAATCAGCCAGAGTGTAGAAAACATGAAACAAATGAAGATCAAATGGAGTCTCAGTCACTGACATTCGATGTGAAGACATCAAACTCTATGGTATTTACCTGCACGGCTCAGGATTCCACAGGAAATGGATCATCGGATTGTCTGTCCTGGGTCACACTGACGGGAGATGGATGTGAAAACCACACCTTATTCTTTGTGATAATCCAAAGTG ATTCAGATGAAATATTATCCACCGAAATAAATTCCTTGTCAATGACAGTGTCAGAGGGAGAAAATGTGACTTTAGCCTGTCAGTTTGAGAATAACAAAAGCCTGCCCTTCACTCTGTTTTGGATCACATCTGGAAACATCAGCAAGTGTCTGCATTCTGTTCACATTGAGGATTATAATTCACATTCTAACACACGCTGCTGTGTGGATAGAAAATCGGAACAACGAATTTCCAACCAAAGCTCACACAATCCGACTGATAGAAGCCAGTCTCACAACCTTACTATACACTCAGCTCACAGGGTAGACACAGGGAGGtatctctgtgctgtaaatgttcaGGATTCAGGGAAACCTGTCTGGAAGATTGCAGCAAACGTCTCCCTTGCTGTGACAGGGCCGAGTGCAGAATCTTCAGACACCTCCACCTCAACATCTGGAATATCCTCAGTGAACAGCAGCataacccctgcaaatactgaaa ATCCTTACACTGGTGCCACTGACAAATTTGTGTATGTCGTGTGCGCGGTTGTGCTTATTTGCATAGTTGGGGTAATTTGCATCATCAGAAGGAACAGACAATCTGCGAAAG GGCTCTCAGCACCAGGACCGAG GGGCGGCGATGTGCAGCTGATGCAGGAAGCTGAAT GTTTCCCGCCTGCTGTGGTGCCCATACGGGACCAGAGAGATGACAGCGAGCTTGTAGCGTACGCGGTGACGAGAGTTCAAACACCAACTGGCCAGACAAGGCCAGGTGAAGGATCGGAGAGCACTGGCCGAAACTCTGTGTCCACAGAGCACGTGTACTGTGTGATCAAAGAGCCAATGGTCAAAGG TGATGGAGGCGAAACTGAAATCCAGGGAGTGAAAT GCAGAGACCACACGGACCATGGACATCAGATTGAAACCTCGTCAGCAATTGAACTCAAACCAGACGGCCAATCTCAGCCCAAAGAGGACAGTAAGGAGGAGCCCGTTGCTTCGTCCAATGAACACACTTATTCTCTGATAGGCTGCCCGGGGTCAGTGATCCCTGGGGACAGGGTGACAGAGTCCCACCCGGTGGAAGAGGATCAGAAACCTTACCCGTTAAAAATGGAAGAAAATCCTATTTATGCTCAAACAGTGGATCCCTGA
- the LOC137304575 gene encoding mucin-22-like, whose product MHFKINGVNFTVRNPSADTGETDIGGTNPGETDIGGTNPGETDIGGTDIGGTNPGETDIGGTNPGETDPGETDIGGTNPGETNPGETDTGETDPGETDIGGTNPGEIDPGETDTGETDIGGTNPGETDPGETDIGGTNPGETDPGETDTGETDPGETDIGGTDPGETDPGETDTGETDPGETDIGGTNPGETDPGETDPGETDTGETDPGETDTGETDPGETDIGGTNPGETDPGETDIGETDPGKTDTGETDIGETNPGETDTGETDTGETDPGETDTGETETGETDTRESDTWETDIGETDTRESDTKESDPGNPTPGKPTSENPTPENLTPGKPTPENPTAGKPTPENPTPGKPTPEKPTLGKPTPGKPTPENPTPGKPTPEKPTQGKPTPGKLTPENPTPENPKPGKPTSENPKPGKPTLGKPTPGKPTPGIRPRETNTWETDIRETDTRESDPGETDTGETDTGETDTGETDTGETDTGESDTEETDIGESETGETDPGETDIGESNPGETDTGETDTGESDTGENDTRESDTGETDTGETDIGGTNPGKTDTGKTDTGKTDTGETDTGETDTGETDTVETDTGESDTGESKTGEADIGESETGETDTGETDIGESETGETDPGETDIGESDPGETDPRETDTGETETGETDTGESDTWETDIGETDTRESDPGVTDTGETDTGETDTGESETRETDTGETDIGESETRETDTGETDIGESETGETDPGETDIGESDPGETDTGETDPGETDTGETETGETDTGESDTWETDIGETDTGETDTGETDTGETDTGESDTGETDIGESETGETDPGETDIGESDPGETDTGESDTGENDTRESDTGETDTGETDIGGTNPGKTDTGKTDTGKTDTGETDTGETDTGETDTGVTDTGESDTGESKTGETDIGESETGETDTGETDIGESETGETDPGETDIGESDPGETDPRETDTGETETGETDTGESDTWETDIGETDTRESDPGVTDTGETDTGETDTGETDTVETDTGETDTGESETGETDPGETDTGESDTGETDIGESDPGETDTGETDIGGTNPGKTDTGETDTGKTDPRNPTPGNRHLGNRHRRNRHQRIRPRGNRHRRIRPRGKSDTGETDPGETDTGETDTRESDPGESETGQTDPGEADTVETDTGETDTGETDTGESDTGESKTGETDIGESETGETDTRETDIGESETGETDPGETDIGESDPGETDTGETDRGETDTGESDTGETDTGESDTGESDTGETDTGETDTGETDPGETDTRESDTGETDTGETDPGETDPRETDTGETDPGETDTGESDTGESHTGKTDTGETDTGKTDIRKTDTGED is encoded by the exons ATGCATTTCAAAATCAATGGAGTCAACTTCACAGTCAGGAATCCCAGCGCTGACACTGGGGAAACCGACATCGGAGGAACCAACCCCGGGGAAACCGACATCGGAGGAACCAACCCCGGGGAAACCGACATCGGAGGAACCGACATCGGAGGAACCAACCCCGGGGAAACCGACATCGGAGGAACCAACCCCGGGGAAACCGACCCCGGGGAAACCGACATCGGAGGAACCAACCCCGGGGAAACCAACCCCGGGGAAACCGACACTGGGGAAACCGACCCCGGGGAAACCGATATCGGAGGAACCAACCCCGGGGAAATCGACCCCGGGGAAACCGACACTGGGGAAACCGACATCGGAGGAACCAACCCCGGGGAAACCGACCCCGGGGAAACCGACATCGGAGGAACCAACCCCGGGGAAACCGACCCTGGGGAAACCGACACTGGGGAAACCGACCCCGGGGAAACCGACATCGGAGGAACCGACCCCGGGGAAACCGATCCCGGGGAAACCGACACTGGGGAAACCGACCCCGGGGAAACCGACATCGGAGGAACCAACCCCGGGGAAACCGACCCCGGGGAAACCGACCCCGGGGAAACCGACACTGGGGAAACCGACCCCGGGGAAACCGACACTGGGGAAACCGACCCCGGGGAAACCGACATCGGAGGAACCAACCCCGGGGAAACCGACCCCGGGGAAACTGACATCGGAGAAACCGACCCCGGGAAAACCGACACTGGGGAAACCGACATCGGAGAAACCAACCCCGGGGAAACCGACACCGGGGAAACCGACACCGGGGAAACCGACCCCGGGGAAACCGACACTGGGGAAACCGAAACCGGGGAAACCGACACCAGAGAATCCGACACCTGGGAAACCGACATCGGAGAAACCGACACCAGAGAATCCGACACCAAAGAATCCGACCCCGGG AATCCGACACCGGGGAAACCGACATCGGAGAATCCGACACCGGAGAATCTGACACCGGGTAAACCGACACCGGAGAATCCGACAGCGGGGAAACCGACACCAGAGAATCCGACCCCGGGGAAACCGACACCGGAGAAACCGACACTGGGGAAACCGACCCCGGGGAAACCGACACCAGAGAATCCGACCCCGGGGAAGCCGACACCGGAGAAACCGACACAGGGGAAACCGACACCGGGGAAACTGACACCGGAGAATCCGACACCGGAGAATCCAAAACCGGGGAAACCGACATCGGAGAATCCGAAACCGGGGAAACCGACACTGGGAAAACCGACACCGGGGAAACCGACCCCGGGAATCCGACCCCGGGAAACCAACACCTGGGAAACCGACATCAGAGAAACCGACACCAGAGAATCCGACCCCGGGGAAACCGACACCGGAGAAACCGACACTGGGGAAACCGACACCGGAGAAACTGACACTGGGGAAACCGACACCGGAGAATCCGACACCGAGGAAACCGACATCGGAGAATCCGAAACCGGGGAAACCGACCCCGGGGAAACTGACATCGGAGAATCCAACCCCGGGGAAACCGACACCGGGGAAACCGACACCGGAGAATCTGACACCGGGGAAAACGACACCAGAGAATCCGACACCGGGGAAACCGACACCGGGGAAACCGACATCGGAGGAACCAACCCCGGGAAAACCGACACCGGGAAAACCGACACCGGGAAAACCGACACCGGGGAAACCGACACCGGAGAAACCGACACAGGGGAAACCGACACCGTGGAAACTGACACCGGAGAATCCGACACCGGAGAATCCAAAACCGGGGAAGCCGACATCGGAGAATCCGAAACCGGGGAAACCGACACCGGGGAAACCGACATCGGAGAATCCGAAACCGGGGAAACCGACCCCGGGGAAACTGACATTGGAGAATCCGACCCCGGGGAAACCGACCCCAGGGAAACCGACACTGGGGAAACCGAAACCGGGGAAACCGACACCGGAGAATCCGACACCTGGGAAACCGACATCGGAGAAACCGACACCAGAGAATCCGACCCCGGGGTAACCGACACCGGAGAAACCGACACCGGGGAAACCGACACCGGAGAATCCGAAACCAGGGAAACCGACACCGGGGAAACTGACATCGGAGAATCCGAAACCAGGGAAACCGACACCGGGGAAACCGACATCGGAGAATCCGAAACCGGGGAAACCGACCCCGGGGAAACTGACATCGGAGAATCCGACCCCGGGGAAACCGACACCGGGGAAACCGACCCCGGGGAAACCGACACTGGGGAAACCGAAACCGGGGAAACCGACACCGGAGAATCCGACACCTGGGAAACCGACATCGGAGAAACCGACACCGGGGAAACCGACACCGGAGAAACTGACACTGGGGAAACCGACACCGGAGAATCCGACACCGGGGAAACCGACATCGGAGAATCCGAAACCGGGGAAACCGACCCCGGGGAAACTGACATCGGAGAATCCGACCCCGGGGAAACCGACACCGGAGAATCTGACACCGGGGAAAACGACACCAGAGAATCCGACACCGGGGAAACCGACACCGGGGAAACCGACATCGGAGGAACCAACCCCGGGAAAACCGACACCGGGAAAACCGACACCGGGAAAACCGACACCGGGGAAACCGACACCGGAGAAACCGACACAGGGGAAACCGACACCGGGGTAACTGACACCGGAGAATCCGACACCGGAGAATCCAAAACCGGGGAAACCGACATCGGAGAATCCGAAACCGGGGAAACCGACACCGGGGAAACCGACATCGGAGAATCCGAAACCGGGGAAACCGACCCCGGGGAAACTGACATTGGAGAATCCGACCCCGGGGAAACCGACCCCAGGGAAACCGACACTGGGGAAACCGAAACCGGGGAAACCGACACCGGAGAATCCGACACCTGGGAAACCGACATCGGAGAAACCGACACCAGAGAATCCGACCCTGGGGTAACCGACACCGGAGAAACCGACACCGGGGAAACCGACACCGGAGAAACTGACACCGTGGAAACCGACACTGGGGAAACTGACACCGGAGAATCCGAAACCGGGGAAACCGACCCCGGGGAAACTGACACCGGAGAATCCGACACCGGGGAAACCGACATCGGAGAATCCGACCCCGGGGAAACCGACACCGGGGAAACTGACATCGGAGGAACCAACCCCGGGAAAACCGACACCGGGGAAACCGACACCGGGAAAACCGACCCCAGGAATCCGACCCCGGGAAACCGACACCTGGGAAACCGACATCGGAGAAACCGACACCAGAGAATCCGACCCCGGGGAAACCGACACCGGAGAATCCGACCCCGGGGAA AATCCGACACCGGGGAAACCGACCCCGGGGAAACCGACACCGGGGAAACCGACACCAGAGAATCCGACCCCGGGGAATCCGAAACCGGGCAAACCGACCCCGGGGAAGCCGACACCGTAGAAACTGACACTGGGGAAACCGACACTGGGGAAACTGACACCGGAGAATCCGACACCGGAGAATCCAAAACCGGGGAAACCGACATCGGAGAATCCGAAACCGGGGAAACCGACACCAGGGAAACCGACATCGGAGAATCCGAAACCGGGGAAACCGACCCCGGGGAAACTGACATCGGAGAATCCGACCCCGGGGAAACTGACACCGGGGAAACCGACCGCGGGGAAACCGACACCGGAGAATCCGACACTGGGGAAACCGACACCGGAGAATCCGACACCGGAGAATCCGACACCGGGGAAACCGACACTGGGGAAACCGACACTGGGGAAACCGACCCCGGGGAAACCGACACCAGAGAATCCGACACCGGGGAAACCGACACTGGGGAAACCGACCCCGGGGAAACCGACCCCAGGGAAACCGACACCGGGGAAACCGACCCTGGGGAAACCGACACCGGAGAATCCGACACCGGAGAATCCCACACTGGGAAAACCGACACTGGGGAAACTGACACTGGGAAAACCGACATCAGGAAAACCGACACTGGGGAAGACTGA